The Excalfactoria chinensis isolate bCotChi1 chromosome 10, bCotChi1.hap2, whole genome shotgun sequence genome has a segment encoding these proteins:
- the UNC45A gene encoding protein unc-45 homolog A, with translation MEETVTAGQLRERGNALFQAGEHDAALAAYTQALSLCQDEPERAVLHRNRAACYLKLEDYAKAEADASKAIEADGRDMKALFRRSQALQKLGRLDQAVSDLQRCVSLEPKNKAFQEALRALGSSMHEKMKTMSCTDSKVEQMFQILLDPQEKDVDKKQKAAQNLIVLAREEAGAEKIFQSDGVRLLTQLLDTAKADLMLAALRTLVGLCSGHRSRSMAILTELGSSHLSAVLGVEHEQVSLAACNLLHVMFDSLKEGMQKDFRGKEDAVVLDSSKEQKVLIKDLLELLPLEGASAHGRDNALNLLIKVVPRKSPKDINNSMSLWVIDQGLKKILEVGSTVCGDPGSLPVTENSRMSASVLLNKLYDDLKCDAERENFHHLCEDYVRSWFEGQELAGKLRAIQTVSCLLQGPSEAGNRVLELEGIMDCILSLCASVREAHQLIAVEALIHAADKAKRASFITANGVSLLKEIYKHSERDSIRIRALVGLCKLGSAGGTDFSMKQFAEGSTMKLAKQCRKWLCNEAIDAGTRRWAVEGLAYLTFDADVKEEFVEDKAAMQAMFQLTKSEDRSVLYAVASTLVNCTNSYDHEEPDPQLLELAKYAKQHIPEQHPKDKPDFVKRRVRKLLTAGVVSALACVVKSDNPALTNACRELISRVFLALVAEAEDRGSVVAQGGGKALIPLSLEGTEVGQTKAAQALAKITITSNPEMAFPGERIYEVVRPLVSLLHLQRSGLENFEGLMALTNLAGISERLRQKILKERAVPMIEGYMFEEHELIRLAATECMCNMAMSKEVQELFLDEGSDRLKLMVLYSGEEDEKLRRAASGTLAMLTALHPPICKRIPQVTVHWLEILQALLLSPSTELQHRGAVVVMNMMAAAREVAEQLIASETLEILSVLAKDKDKPRVAQAAQESLERAVEYGLIEPHPCQQ, from the exons ATGGAGGAGACG GTGACGGCGGGGCAGCTCCGGGAGCGCGGCAACGCGCTGTTCCAGGCCGGGGAGCACGACGCGGCCCTCGCCGCCTACACGCAGGCGCTGAGCCTCTGCCAGGACGAGCCGGAGCGCGCCGTGCTGCACCGCAACCGGGCCGCGTGTTACCTGAAACTG GAGGATTATGCCAAGGCGGAGGCGGATGCATCTAAAG CCATTGAAGCCGATGGGCGGGACATGAAGGCGCTGTTCCGCCGGAGTCAGGCGCTGCAGAAGTTGGGCCGTTTGGACCAGGCTGTCAGCGACCTGCAGAGGTGTGTGAGCCTGGAACCCAAGAACAAGGCCTTCCAGGAGGCCCTGCGTGCCCTGGGGAGCAGCATGCATGAGAAG ATGAAGACCATGTCCTGCACGGACTCGAAGGTGGAACAGATGTTTCAGATTTTGCTGGATCCCCAGGAAAAGGATGTGGACAAGAAGCAAAAG GCTGCACAGAACCTGATTGTACTGGCGCGAGAGGAGGCTGGAGCAGAGAAAATATTCCAGAGCGATGGTGTGCGGCTCCTGACGCAGCTGCTCGACACGGCCAAGGCTGACTTGATGCTGGCGGCCCTGCGTACCCTGGTGGGGCTGTGCTCTGGGCACCGCTCCCGG TCCATGGCCATCCTGACGGAGCTGGGGTCCTCGCACCTTTCGGCAGTGCTGGGCGTGGAGCATGAGCAGGTTTCCCTGGCTGCCTGCAACCTCCTGCACGTGATGTTCGATTCTCTGAAGGAGGGGATGCAGAAAGACTTCCGTGGCAAGGAGGATGCAGTGGTGTTGG ATTCCTCCAAGGAACAGAAAGTGCTGATCAAAGACCTCCTGGAGCTGCTACCTCTGGAAGGGGCCTCTGCTCATGGCCGTGACAATGCCCTCAACTTGCTTATCAAGGTGGTGCCCAGGAAGTCACCAAAGGATATCAACAACAGCATGAGTCTCTGGGTGATCGACCAGG GCCTGAAGAAGATCCTGGAGGTGGGAAGCACTGTGTGTGGGGACCCGGGCAGCCTGCCTGTGACAGAGAACAGCCGGATGAGTGCCTCAGTACTTCTGAACAAGCTTTACGATGACCTGAAATGTGATGCTGAGAGGGAGAACTTCCATCACCTGTGTGAGGACTATGTGAG gagctggttCGAGGggcaggagctggctggaaAGCTGCGGGCCATCCAGACAGTGTCGTGCCTGCTGCAGGGCCCCTCAGAAGCTGGGAACAGGGTGCTAGAGCTGGAGGGGATCATGGACTGCATACTGTCCCTCTGCGCCTCTGTCCGTGAGGCCCACCAGCTGATAGCAGTGGAGGCTCTGATCCATGCAGCTGACAAGGCCAAGCGTGCCTCCTTCATCACTGCCAACGGGGTCAGCCTGCTCAAGGAGATCTACAAGCACAGCGAGAGGGACAGCATCCGCATCCGTGCACTGGTG GGACTGTGCAAGCTGGGATCTGCCGGCGGCACCGACTTCAGCATGAAGCAGTTTGCTGAGGGCTCCACGATGAAATTAGCCAAGCAGTGCCGCAA GTGGCTGTGCAATGAGGCTATTGATGCTGGCACGCGGCGCTGGGCTGTGGAGGGCTTGGCCTACCTCACATTTGATGCTGATGTCAAGGAGGAGTTCGTAGAGGACAAGGCAGCAATGCAGGCCATGTTCCAGCTGACCAAG TCAGAAGACAGGAGTGTTCTCTATGCTGTTGCTTCCACACTGGTGAACTGCACCAACAGCTACGACCATGAGGAGCCAGACCCGCAGTTGCTGGAGCTGGCCAAGTATGCCAAGCAGCACATTCCAGAGCAGCACCCTAAG GACAAGCCAGACTTTGTGAAGCGGCGCGTGCGGAAGCTGCTGACGGCCGGTGTGGTGTCTGCTCTGGCCTGTGTGGTGAAGAGCGATAACCCAGCGCTGACCAACGCCTGCCGGGAGCTGATCTCCAG GGTGTTCTTGGCTCTGGTGGCGGAGGCAGAGGACCGAGGCAGTGTGGTCGcacagggaggaggaaag GCTCTCATCCCGCTGTCCCTGGAGGGCACCGAGGTGGGACAGACCAAGGCAGCTCAGGCCCTGGCCAAGATCACCATCACCTCCAACCCTGAGATGGCGTTCCCTGGAGAGCGG ATCTACGAGGTGGTCCGGCCCCTGGTCAGCCTGCTGCACCTCCAGCGCTCGGGCCTGGAGAACTTTGAGGGGCTGATGGCACTGACCAACCTGGCTGGCATCAGCGAGCGGCTGCG GCAGAAGATCCTGAAGGAGAGAGCCGTGCCCATGATCGAGGGGTACATGTTTGAGGAGCACGAGCTGATCCGCCTGGCTGCCACCGAGTGCATGTGCAACATGGCCATGAGCAAGGAG GTGCAGGAGCTGTTCCTGGATGAGGGCAGCGACCGCTTGAAGCTGATGGTTCTGTACAGCGGGGAGGAGGACGAGAAGCTGCGGCGGGCAGCCTCGGGGACGTTGGCCATGCTGACAGCGCTGCACCCCCCCATCTGCAAGAGGATCCCGCAAGTG ACGGTGCACTGGCTGGAGATCCTGCAGGcgctgctgctgagccccagcactgagctgcagcaccgCGGGGCCGTGGTGGTGATGAATATGATGGCGGCGGCGCGGGAGGTGGCCGAGCAGCTCATCGCCAGCGAGACGCTGGAGATCCTGTCCGTGCTGGCCAAGGACAAGGACAAACCCCGCGTGGCACAGGCGGCCCAGGAGAGCCTGGAGCGGGCGGTGGAGTACGGCCTCATCgagccccatccctgccagcagtga